One Alligator mississippiensis isolate rAllMis1 chromosome 1, rAllMis1, whole genome shotgun sequence genomic window carries:
- the LOC132249442 gene encoding protein TsetseEP-like, with translation MEMEAKHLLHQFQNEAENESQPGDHPADQPGDQPKGQPGELPEVQPGKQPKGQPGEQPEDQPGDHPEGQPGALPEDQPRDLPEVQPGEQPKGQVEDQPGDQPEGQPRDQPEAHLADRPWDLPEVQPKGQPGEQPEGQPGDLPEVQPGVQPEGQPGEQQEEQPGNQPKGQLGDLHEVQPRDLHEVQPGVQPEGQPEDQPGDQPEGQPRDQPEDHLGDRPWDLPESQPGDLPRVQPNGQPRDLPGDQPRNLPQEKLTSQDTTRDVISKIMRKYDLDMEEAGNYQLVQVISEHKELVFPQEANVLSYMNSQGNADISQRRKPAFRVSPLSAAAKKKRRRLPRLFRGSRVRPE, from the exons ATGGAAATGGAGGCCAAACACCTCCTCCACCAGTTTCAAAACGAAgcagaaaatgaga gccagccTGGGGACCATCCTGCGGACCAGCCAGGagaccagcccaagggccagcccgGGGAACTGCCTGAGGTCCAGCCCGGGAAGCAGCCCAaaggccagcccggggagcagccggaggaccaacctggggaccaTCCCGAGGGTCAGccaggggccctgcccgaggaccagcccagggacctgcccgaggtccagcctggggagcagcctaagggccaggtggaggaccaacctggggaccagcccgagggccagcccagggaccagcccgagGCCCATCTGGCGGACCGACCTTGGGACCTGCCCGAAGTCCAACCCAagggccagcctggagagcagcccgagggccagcctgGGGACTTGCCTGAGGTCCAGCCCGGGgtgcagcccgagggccagcccggggagcagcaggaggaacAACCTGGgaaccagcccaagggccagctaGGGGACCTGCACGAggtccagcccagggacctgcacgaggtccagcccggggtgcagcccgagggccagccggaggaccaacctggggaccagcctgagggccagcccagggaccagcctgagGACCATTTGGGGGACCGACCTTGGGATCTGCCCGAGAGCCAACCTGGGGACCTGCCCAGAGTCCAGCCCAatggccagcccagggacctgcccggGGACCAGCCCAGGAACCTGCCTCAGGAAAAG ttaaCGAGCCAAGACACAACTAGAGATGTGATCTCAAAAATTATGAGAAAATATGATCTGGACATGGAGGAAGCTGGAAACTACCAACTTGTGCAGGTCATTTCAGAACACAAAG agctagtcttcccacAGGAAGCAAATGTGCTTTCTTATATGAACAGCCAGGGGAACGCAGACATCAGCCAAAGAAGAAAGCCAGCTTTCCGTGTCTCCCCATTGTCTGCTGCAGCcaagaaaaagaggaggcgcctacctcgcctctttagaggcagcagggtcagacccGAATGA